One segment of Amycolatopsis alba DSM 44262 DNA contains the following:
- a CDS encoding terpene synthase family protein has translation MSRRPQAPGQHFNLVPSPEQAVTFTEYFDLLTRHCGREIISLPFKEWVALSGNKWLSGLREALLALERAVPPDSLQIFRAENLAWLSGEAWKLALHRSNDTPTIGQYLRLRWQKGGAGHAAAFAAPGADYAMSTAELYDPVVRAFTQATLYPCLFLDDLLSSAREQQFGQVSLNINSVPAHEHDLDPTSAQAKAWELYERLICLMLRLQRQLLADPRPAVARYATELPHWLPATIDFSINSAHYHDLTDIRATEQIAPPTVIMTDKPTVWSPNNLTPPPYKDPT, from the coding sequence ATGTCCCGGCGCCCACAGGCCCCGGGACAGCACTTCAACCTCGTCCCCTCACCCGAACAGGCCGTCACCTTCACCGAGTACTTCGACCTGCTCACCCGCCATTGCGGCCGCGAGATCATCTCGCTGCCGTTCAAGGAATGGGTAGCGCTGTCCGGCAACAAGTGGCTGTCAGGGCTGAGGGAAGCACTACTCGCTCTCGAGCGAGCCGTGCCCCCGGACAGCCTACAGATATTCCGCGCTGAAAACCTGGCCTGGCTCAGCGGAGAGGCCTGGAAGCTCGCGCTTCACCGCAGCAACGACACACCCACGATCGGCCAATACCTGCGGTTGCGGTGGCAAAAAGGCGGAGCAGGCCACGCGGCCGCCTTCGCCGCTCCAGGAGCCGACTATGCGATGAGTACCGCAGAACTCTACGACCCTGTTGTGCGAGCCTTCACTCAGGCCACCCTCTACCCCTGCCTGTTCCTCGACGACCTGCTCTCCTCGGCAAGAGAACAACAATTCGGCCAGGTATCGCTGAACATCAATTCAGTTCCGGCTCACGAGCACGACCTCGACCCTACCTCGGCCCAGGCCAAAGCCTGGGAACTGTACGAACGGCTAATCTGCCTCATGCTTCGCCTGCAACGGCAACTCCTGGCCGACCCTCGCCCCGCCGTTGCCCGCTACGCCACGGAACTTCCACATTGGCTTCCGGCCACCATCGACTTCAGCATAAACAGTGCCCACTACCACGACCTGACAGACATCCGCGCCACCGAGCAGATCGCCCCACCTACCGTCATCATGACGGACAAGCCAACCGTGTGGAGTCCAAACAATCTGACACCCCCGCCGTACAAGGACCCCACCTGA
- a CDS encoding LLM class flavin-dependent oxidoreductase: MWVSEVFSSDAVSIVSWIAARTRRVDVGTAVMQIPARAPVVHGCSSSVRSMGTRTGPWRSRPECSCCSRSRSCVRTVVEQELGHRAGGRLRHRMTARRSGVTPGV, encoded by the coding sequence GTGTGGGTTTCAGAGGTCTTCAGCTCGGACGCGGTGAGCATCGTGTCCTGGATCGCGGCGCGCACCCGCCGGGTGGACGTGGGGACCGCGGTGATGCAGATCCCCGCGCGGGCACCGGTCGTTCATGGTTGCAGCAGCTCCGTCAGATCGATGGGGACCCGTACTGGCCCGTGGCGATCTCGGCCGGAGTGTTCCTGTTGCTCTCGGTCGCGGTCTTGTGTCCGCACCGTGGTCGAGCAAGAGCTTGGTCATCGCGCCGGCGGGCGACTACGCCATCGGATGACCGCGAGGCGCAGCGGTGTCACGCCCGGCGTGTAG
- a CDS encoding phytoene/squalene synthase family protein gives MRTPLPWSQTLDSAGIVDPLLRRDYTWCAHYSRRRDLPLHLALRIITPARIQPQVLAGAAFFGYTDDLAERPPTRFSRARLDDWVASTARSIESGKSSHPLIRAYLHAAATRRLSHDWPLGLLRSTESEFDFRGFADDQAISDYVESYTLPGGMCCVGMLYEGGPEKDSLRFWRHFAQFTQRVDFLADLSSDMQNGRLNLAYDSLQRHGVTWQDLWEQRDTPGIRKMLEETYDRASEAGELARASLESERRGIRFGLGIILDLLGHMLEDAHCGFSSVLKKPIAFPVLALPRAVVSSGRNVGFPGLRIGNFLRGSSLELRHEFNARSRSQL, from the coding sequence ATGAGGACCCCACTTCCGTGGTCGCAGACCCTGGATTCAGCCGGCATCGTGGACCCCCTACTTCGCCGTGACTACACCTGGTGCGCCCACTACTCCCGGCGGCGCGATCTACCCTTGCACTTGGCTCTGCGGATTATCACTCCCGCACGCATCCAGCCACAGGTGCTGGCCGGAGCAGCGTTCTTTGGCTACACGGACGACCTGGCGGAACGTCCGCCCACCCGATTCTCCCGAGCCCGGCTCGACGACTGGGTAGCGTCGACTGCAAGGAGCATCGAATCCGGAAAGTCCTCACACCCGCTCATCCGTGCATACTTGCACGCTGCGGCGACGCGAAGACTTTCGCACGACTGGCCACTTGGACTGCTGCGCTCCACCGAGTCGGAGTTCGACTTCCGCGGATTCGCGGACGACCAGGCCATCAGTGACTACGTGGAGAGCTACACACTCCCAGGTGGCATGTGCTGTGTCGGCATGTTGTACGAAGGCGGCCCAGAGAAGGACAGCCTACGATTCTGGCGACATTTTGCTCAATTCACACAACGTGTGGACTTCCTTGCCGACTTATCCTCCGACATGCAGAACGGCCGTCTGAACCTAGCCTACGATTCTCTCCAGCGACACGGCGTAACATGGCAGGATCTGTGGGAACAGCGCGACACTCCAGGCATCCGAAAAATGCTCGAGGAGACATATGATCGGGCCTCCGAAGCAGGCGAGCTGGCACGCGCTTCCCTCGAATCCGAACGCCGCGGGATCCGTTTTGGCCTCGGGATCATCCTTGACCTTCTGGGGCACATGCTGGAAGACGCGCACTGTGGCTTTTCGTCGGTCCTGAAAAAGCCGATCGCGTTTCCTGTCCTGGCACTCCCGCGAGCCGTTGTCAGCTCAGGCAGGAACGTCGGGTTCCCGGGTTTGCGGATTGGCAACTTCCTTCGAGGATCTAGCCTCGAGTTACGACACGAGTTCAACGCCAGGTCCAGGAGTCAGCTTTGA